In Clostridium butyricum, the genomic stretch ATATTTCTTTGATATATTATTTTTTATTGCCTGAGCTAATACATCTCCCCCGCACATTATGCTTCCACCGAATAATACCATAACATCAACTTGACTTATTTTGTATTTATCTTTCAAATTATCAGATGTAAGTTCTTCGATATCTCTTTTCCCACAAAACTGTCCTAAAATATTTATATTTCTTGCAATTTGCTTTTTCATATACTTAACCTCATAAATTTTCATTTATTTTTAGTTAATTATAACATACTAATACCTATGCATATAATACCTGATATTATAAAACAAATGGTATTTAAACTAAAATTCAGTGTTGATCTTACTTTGTTTTTAGTTTTTTTCTCTTCAATTTCTTTAATTTTTATATTATTATTTGAATTAATTTGTGCATTATTTTGTCCCATAGATTGAATTGACAACCCCATTGGATTTCCATGCATAGATGTAAATAATGCTAATATAATCACAATTATTCCTTCTACAAATATAACATCTTTTATTAAATATCCTTTAATTTCAGATAATCCAATTCCAATGGCAAGTAATACGATAACTTGAACTATTATCCAAAACATCTGTTTTAAGAATAACTTTAATATATGTTTACTCATATAATCCCCCTATACTAATGAATAAATACCTTATTATAGTCTCCACCATATACTTTCGTCTTCTTTGTATTTTTTAAATCCACATCTTTTTAAAATTCTTTGTGATGCAAATCCATCTAAATAAGTCTCTGCAATAACATTTCTAACACCATCTTGTTTCATGGCAAAAGTACACATTGCTTGTACAGCTTCTGTCATGTATCCGTTGTGTTCAAACTCTTTACCTAATCCATAGCCAATCTCAACCTCACCATTTTCATTAGGGATATGTTTAAAATCAGCTGATCCTACAACAACTCTATCTTTCTTTCGAATTAGCAAGAAAAAGCTGTGCCATAAATAATTATCAATATCTTTTTTAGCTATTTCATACTGATTCTTAACAATATTAAGAAAAGAACCCTCCATTAATTCTCCTCTATAGGAACAATCTAATTCTATTTCAAGTGCAGAAATATCTTCAGACCATAGTTTTAATTGATTAGGAGTTAATAAAATAAGCTCCAATCGTTCAGTTTGTATTATCATTTTGCCACCTCCATAAAATGGCAAAACCAATAATTTAAATAATTACTTTTTATATTTCACCATTTATTATTAATAAATAATTTAAGATTAACATAAACAAATTTAACTAATGAATAGTACCATTAATTAAAGAATTTCTATTTATACAATCTTAATAAAAATTCAGAGTACTTAATTATTCACTATCCTAACCAATTATAACATAATTTGTAAATATAATTTTAATTAATTTAAAATATTTCTTTATTATTTAAATGCTTTACCCTTCATGTGAAAAAACAATTCTGGAGTATCTTCTGTAATAACTCTAAATTCATAGCCTTTAGATTTATAGTATTTTATTATCTCGGGCAAAGCCTTACATGTATTTTTTTGCATATCTGTACAGTGCAAAAGTAGAATTATCCTATTTCTATTTTCACTTCCCTTTATTGCCTTTCTATATAAAGTATCAGGACAAAGTTTTGGATTCATTCCATCTGTATTATCTAAATCCCAATCATATATTTTAAAACCTTTATCATGTAGCTTTTTTAAATTATTTTTATTCAATCTCTTGTCACTTCCACATGGAAATCTAATTATATTAGGTGAAACTCCAATAACTCTGTTTACTTCATTACGGCATTGAATCATCTCTTGTATAAATGCATCATCACTGCTATAAATTTTATTTATTTTGTGTGTATATGTATGGAGACCTATTCCATTTCCTTCATTATAAATTCTTTTTACTATATCTTCATTTCCTTTAATTTGATTACCAATTAAAAAGAAAGTTGCATTCACATCATTTTCTTTTAATATATCCAAGACATCGTTTGTTACTTTACAACTAGGTCCATCATCAAAAGTTAAATAAATCACTTTTTCCTTTGAAGTAATCTCTTCATTAAATACCCCCTTAGATACTGCATAAGTACTATTTATATTGCACTTATATACAGTTAGAATCAATAGTATGCTTATTCCCCAAAATAAAATATACTTCAATTTACTTTTCAATTTCTTTTCCTCCTTTGTAAATTGCGTTGTTAAATTGTTAATTAAAAATCTCTTTATTTTTATTATTAGCTTCTTTATTCTTTTTATTTATAGTAATTTTATGCATATAATAAAAGTAATGAAGAAATTAATAACTGCATCAATTATTAATTTCTGAATTTTATCTATAAAAAACATCACAATACTCGTTCATTATTATGAATAGTGTGATGTTTAATCATGTATTTATTTTTACTTATTTTTATATAAAATTCATTACATTTATAAATTATTTAATTACGTTAATTTTTTATCATGATACCTACTGAACAAACTTAATGACGTAACAGAACCTATTAATGCCATTAGCATATCCCATTGAGTATCCCAAACATCTCCTTGTGTTCCTAAAAAAGCATCGGCAGCATTTCCAGTAAGTTTTGCAACTACAAATTCAATTAATTCATAAGAAGCACTAATAGCTAGACATATACATATAACTATAAATGACAAATACTTCTTTTTGTTTATAACCTTATTTCTTATGATTATTTCTCTTGCTATCATTGCTGGAATGAATCCCTGCATAAAATGCCCTAATCTATCATAGTAATTTCTACTCAAATCAAAAGTATCTCTAATCCAATTAAAAATAGGCATTTCTGCGTAAGTATAATGTCCTCCAACGATTAAAATTATTGATTCTATTGTAATTAGTACATATATAAAATTCGAAAATCTATATTTAGGATATATACAGATTAATACTGATACCCCTATTATCACAGGCAAAACCTCTAAAAACCATATAAATAAATCTTTAGGTTCAATAACTGACCATATTAATATACTAAGCAACATAGCTAATAATATTAAGTAAAATTTTTTATTGCTTTTCATATTTCCCCTCCACGATTAAAAAAGTAAGCATTATTATAACATATTTATAAATATCTCACTATTTAAATTTTGAAGACATACTATTAAAACTTTTTTAATGTATTTAGTTTTTAGTGCTTATTTAAAGTTAATGTTCTATTTTTCCGTTCTCTAGTATAATATTATAATTCTCAAACTAAAAAATTCTCCGTTTACTATATATTTAATGTTATTTTATAGATTTTATTCTTTATCCTTACATTTCATGCTCTAATTCTCAATAAGCATAATATTAGTAACCTAATATTCTAAATAATTTTATTTTTTCTTGGGTATATTATTCAATGAGGTGACAATTATGAGAAAGCGCTTTTTTATTTTATCAACATTGTTAATAGTGTTCACTTTATTATTTACTTCTAAATCTTATGCAGCAACGCCATTATATCCTATTGATAGCATATATACAGAAGGTATTTATAAAATACCTAAAACAGATTCTGATTCTTATAATCTTCAATATAGGTTGGTAAATAACAACAAAAGTTGTACAATAATTATATTAGATGAAAATAATAATACAATATTTAAAAGTAGTGAGTGCCGTAATCAATGTGATGCTGGAATAATATCAAATAACAATACTTTAATTATAATAACCGAAGGTCAAGTATCTCTATATTTTAACAAAGTATAAAAAACCTAAGTAAGAGTAACATCCTACTCTTGCTTAGCTATTCTCATTAATTGCTTCTGATAATCTATTAGGCTTCTTCTAAAGCATTTATCCCTCATAATAATTCCAACTTATAATATTTCATTTGATTTTTCATACATCTCTACTCTCCTTTGCCAAATAAACAATTCTACTTAAATTAATATAATCTCTTGATAAATTTAATGATTTTTTCGAATATTAAGCCTAAAATTATACTCATTCTTCCAAATAATATTCCAATTACTATTATTAATAAAAAAACAACTGTTGCTACTACAAGTTCCATATCAATTTCCTACTTTCACATAACATTCGCTCTATTTTTTACATATTTTGTATTATAAATTATATTGTACCATAATAAGGTCATTATAGTTTTCTAATTTCTATAATAACCTTAACATTTTCTAAACTTTTAATATTTTTTCTACATATAAAATAACTATTCCCTAATCAACTGTATAGCATCAACCTTTTTTACTTTCTCGATACTTTTAGTTCTTATTAATATAAAAATCATACTAATTATAAGTAAGCACATTCCTCCAACTAACATATAGTTACTTCCTAGATTTGCGATAAATGCACCACAAACTGTTGTTCCTATTGTTGTTCCAAGATTTGTTGCTGCAAGAAATAATCCATTCCCAAAATCAGGAGCTTTTGGTATAACAGAGGTGATCCAGTACTGATTAATATTACCTGCAATTCCTGCTAATATTCCCCAAAGTAATGTAATAACTGCTGTTGATAATTTAAATTCTCCCAAAATGAATAGACAAATATAAGCTACAGCTAAAAGAACTGGAAATATCCTTACAAGTCTTAAAGGCTTCTCACTTAATCCTTTTCCTGCTATCATATTTCCAACAATATTTGCTAACCCATATACAAATAACAATATACTTACTGAACTCTCTGAAAAACCTGTTACACCTGTCATATAATCTGCAAAATAACTATATACTCCAAAAATTGATCCATTTAAGAATATAATTGCCATAATAGCCAACCAAAGTTCTGGCAATTTCAATACCTTAAGCTGATCACCATAAGACATCCTTTCTGTTACTGATATTGATGGAACAAATATGCACGTAGCTATAAGTACTATTCCATTCACTACTGCAAAAAATATCATTGCTGACTGTAAAGAAATTGTATTTGCAATAAAACTTACAATTGGTACTCCAAGTACCATTCCTGCTGAAACTCCCATCATAACTTTTGCTGCAGCTTTGGGTGCTTCTTTTTCACTAACTGTTTTTCCTGCAACTGAAAATGCTAAAGATACATAAACAGGGTGAAATAATGCAGGTATTATCCTTGCAATAATTGCCACATAAAAATTTGTTGTTAATGCTTGAACTAAACTACTTACTACAAAAATAGATAATACCATTATCATAACTTTTTTCCTATTGATTCCTGAAAATATTAATGGCATAATCGGTCCTGAAACAGCTACTGCCAAGGCAAACATACTTACAAATAATCCTGCTTTTGAAATGGTTACCCCAAAATATTGTGATAAAAGTGGAAGTATTCCCACTACCCCCATCTCTGTATTTATTATACTAAATACTCCTAATGTTAAGATCAAAAGAATACCTTTTGAATTTTCTTTTCTATTCATTTAAACTCATCTCCTTTGTTCTTTCTTATCTATTACAATTTTACTTCTATCCACTAACTATATCAAATACTTATATTACATATCATTATATGCCTTTTAGGTATACATGTTCAAATAATTATATATCTTTTATAGCCTTACATTATAATATACTATTGGGATTTTATTTAATATTTTAGTCTTAAAAATAGCCTGATTCTCACATTTTTTAATGTAGTAATCAGACTGATTCATTCTATTTATTTAGCATTGCTTCACTACCCATTGTTCATAAGCTCTAACACCTTGATTTAAACGTAAAAGTCCATCATCTAATATTGATTTTGGACATGCAATATTCATTCTCATAAATCTATTTCCATTCCCTCTATACTGACTTCCAGAAGATAAATACAAACCTGTTTCTTTTCTGATGAATGAGCAGAGTTGAGCTGTATCTCCAATTATATCCGTACAGTCTAGCCATAAAAGATATGTTGCATCAGAGCAAACCATTTTTATCTGTGGTAATTCCTTTTAAAGATAATTTGATACAATTTTCTTATTTTCTTCTATATATTCTCTAAGCTCATCTAACCATTCTTCTCCGTAACTAAATGCTGCTACTACTGCATCTATAGCAAAAGTATTTGGTTCTGCAACTTCGTCAGAATTTAATCCTCTCTTCATTTTATTTCTAATTTCTTCATTGGGTATAGATACGATTGCAGTCTGAAGTCCTGCTATATTAAAAGTCTTTGTTGCAGACAGGCAAGTAATACTATTTTGTTCACACTCTTCTGAAACAGATGCAAATGGAACATATTCTTTTCCTAATGCAGTTAAATCACAGTGAATTTCATCAGATAGAATAACTACATGGTGTTTTTTACATAATTCTCCTATTTTTCTTAATTCTTTTACACTCCATATTCTCCCTGCAGGATTATGAGGATTACACAAAATCATCATTGTAGTCAATGGATGAGCTAACTTCTGCTCTAGATCTTCAAAGTCAATTTTGTACTGTCCTCCATCATATTTCAATTTACTTTCAAGTACATGTCTTCCATGATTCTCAATGGAATTAAAGAAAATATTATAAACAGGTGTCTGTACAAGGACATTATCTCCTATATTAGTAATTCTTTTTACTGCACATGTAACTGCTGGAACAATTCCACTACAAAAAATTAGCCATTCTTTCTTAATATTAAAATTATGTCTTCTTGACCACCAGTTTACAATACTCTCATTCCATTTTTCAGAAATAACTGAATATCCAAAGATTCCTTCTTTAACTTTATTTTCGAGGGCCTCTATTATGGCTGGTGCTGTTTGAAAATCCATATCTGCCACCCACATTGGAAGTTCATTTTCACTTATATCCCACTTTAAAGAATTTGTATTATTTCTATCTCTTACTACATTAAAATCATACTTCATTTTCTTCTCCTCCTTAAATTTTATCTTCACACACAATTAATCTATATTTTTAATAGCTTCATACAATGAATTTTATTATCTCTCTACTTTTTGCATTTGCATCCTTTAACTTTATATAGAAGATAGTCAAGACAATCTAATTGTTTTTGCGTTTCATGAATACAATCTAACAAATATTTTCTCTGTTTTATCAGTAAACATATTTTATTTCCATCTAAGCCCTCTTTATCATATTTTAGATAATCTCTGATTTCTTCACAGCTACAACCTGCATCCTCTAAATTTTGAATCAATGAATTATCCTTGTTCTGCTCTTTACTCATGGTTTACCTTTCTCTTGTTAATTCTTATAATCATCTTTTCAATTTTATTTTATATTAGGTTTATTGATATATCCAATACTTATAATTTATATCTATTTATGCTTGAAAGGTATAGCAAATTCATGATATTATTTCAATAATAAATATACATTTCTTAGAAAGGAATAAAGCTGCTTTTATATTTAAACAGCTGATAGGTAAATAACATGGATATACGTGTATTACGATATTTTTTGACAATTGCAAGAGAAGAAAGCATTTCGGGAGCTGCTGATTTTCTGCACATTACACAACCTACCCTTTCCAGACAGATAAAAGATTTGGAAGATGAACTTGGAACTCAACTGCTTATCCGTGGTAGTCGAAATATTACCTTAACAGAATCTGGGTTACTGCTTAGAAGCAGAGCAGAAGAAATTATATCACTCGTAGATAAGACAGAAGCTGAAATGAATATCTCTAATGAAATTATCAGTGGTGATATTTATATTGGCAGCGGGGAAACTGAAGCTATAAGATCTATTGCAAAAATAGCAAAAGATTTACAAAAGATACATCCTAATATCAAATATAATCTATTTAGTGGCAATGCTGATGATGTTAAAGATCGTCTTGATAAAGGTTTACTTGATTTTGGCATTATTATTGAACCTGCTGACATAAAAAAATATGATTTTTTACGTCTTCCTAC encodes the following:
- a CDS encoding DUF2238 domain-containing protein, producing MKSNKKFYLILLAMLLSILIWSVIEPKDLFIWFLEVLPVIIGVSVLICIYPKYRFSNFIYVLITIESIILIVGGHYTYAEMPIFNWIRDTFDLSRNYYDRLGHFMQGFIPAMIAREIIIRNKVINKKKYLSFIVICICLAISASYELIEFVVAKLTGNAADAFLGTQGDVWDTQWDMLMALIGSVTSLSLFSRYHDKKLT
- a CDS encoding polysaccharide deacetylase family protein, whose amino-acid sequence is MKSKLKYILFWGISILLILTVYKCNINSTYAVSKGVFNEEITSKEKVIYLTFDDGPSCKVTNDVLDILKENDVNATFFLIGNQIKGNEDIVKRIYNEGNGIGLHTYTHKINKIYSSDDAFIQEMIQCRNEVNRVIGVSPNIIRFPCGSDKRLNKNNLKKLHDKGFKIYDWDLDNTDGMNPKLCPDTLYRKAIKGSENRNRIILLLHCTDMQKNTCKALPEIIKYYKSKGYEFRVITEDTPELFFHMKGKAFK
- a CDS encoding LysR family transcriptional regulator yields the protein MDIRVLRYFLTIAREESISGAADFLHITQPTLSRQIKDLEDELGTQLLIRGSRNITLTESGLLLRSRAEEIISLVDKTEAEMNISNEIISGDIYIGSGETEAIRSIAKIAKDLQKIHPNIKYNLFSGNADDVKDRLDKGLLDFGIIIEPADIKKYDFLRLPTTDTWGVLMRKDHPLSEKEYIEPKDLWNLPLICSAQSTIFDNLAGWIGKNMDELNIVATYNLLYNASLMVDEGLGCALCLDRLINTSGESNLCFKPLYPELNVHLDIIWKKYHVFSRASEIFLEKIREQL
- a CDS encoding MFS transporter, coding for MNRKENSKGILLILTLGVFSIINTEMGVVGILPLLSQYFGVTISKAGLFVSMFALAVAVSGPIMPLIFSGINRKKVMIMVLSIFVVSSLVQALTTNFYVAIIARIIPALFHPVYVSLAFSVAGKTVSEKEAPKAAAKVMMGVSAGMVLGVPIVSFIANTISLQSAMIFFAVVNGIVLIATCIFVPSISVTERMSYGDQLKVLKLPELWLAIMAIIFLNGSIFGVYSYFADYMTGVTGFSESSVSILLFVYGLANIVGNMIAGKGLSEKPLRLVRIFPVLLAVAYICLFILGEFKLSTAVITLLWGILAGIAGNINQYWITSVIPKAPDFGNGLFLAATNLGTTIGTTVCGAFIANLGSNYMLVGGMCLLIISMIFILIRTKSIEKVKKVDAIQLIRE
- a CDS encoding GNAT family N-acetyltransferase, which produces MIIQTERLELILLTPNQLKLWSEDISALEIELDCSYRGELMEGSFLNIVKNQYEIAKKDIDNYLWHSFFLLIRKKDRVVVGSADFKHIPNENGEVEIGYGLGKEFEHNGYMTEAVQAMCTFAMKQDGVRNVIAETYLDGFASQRILKRCGFKKYKEDESIWWRL